The following coding sequences lie in one Myxococcales bacterium genomic window:
- a CDS encoding ribonuclease J: MSASVRIVPLGGLGEIGMNCLALESEGKTMVIDCGITFPDRDNGIDVLHPDFQFLHSDERKVCGLVITHGHEDHIGAIPYFLARANVPIHAPPYAARLIERRLAEHTLPASPSIITTALGEPYTLGPFRVTHLRVTHSIADATALAIETPAGLFLHTGDFNIDPEPPDGRHFDAPAFAELGKKGVRLLLSDSTNIDNVGFSGSESNVIGALRSQVHAARGRVVVTLFSSHIQRVNALLQIAKDLGKKVCLLGRAIQVHAAIATELRLMDIPSKVLVEPEEIQNIPQTDALIIASGSQAEPASSLYRLSIDAHPYLRLESGDTVVHSARVIPGNERAVFAMWNEFERRQIRVVTRREDAALHVSGHGCQGEQTQMIRLTKPRSFVPVHGTYHHLHKHSKLAETLGVSECVVIENGDVLEVTPESCRVVDHVSTGRVAIQAARPLHEAVLSERVALGQGGIAVTILQIDRDRELSRMPRVFTRGVLSQGDANEAHNEAAKYVHQALRQALDFENPIHINKLESIATRSLRRYFRKALGQKPTTYAIVLGP, translated from the coding sequence ATGTCAGCTTCCGTACGCATTGTCCCGCTGGGGGGGCTGGGCGAAATCGGCATGAACTGCCTCGCCCTCGAGTCCGAGGGAAAAACCATGGTCATAGACTGCGGAATCACGTTCCCAGATCGGGATAATGGCATTGATGTGCTGCATCCCGATTTTCAATTTCTACACAGCGACGAGCGGAAAGTGTGCGGACTTGTCATCACACATGGCCACGAGGATCACATCGGAGCGATTCCTTACTTTCTTGCGCGCGCCAATGTGCCGATTCACGCCCCGCCGTATGCAGCCCGTTTGATCGAGCGCAGGCTCGCGGAGCACACGTTGCCGGCAAGTCCTTCCATCATCACAACAGCGCTCGGTGAGCCATACACACTCGGCCCTTTCCGAGTTACGCACCTGCGTGTCACGCATTCGATCGCGGATGCCACGGCACTAGCAATCGAGACACCGGCTGGATTGTTTCTGCACACCGGCGACTTCAACATCGATCCCGAGCCTCCGGACGGGCGGCACTTCGATGCACCGGCATTTGCCGAGCTTGGAAAGAAAGGTGTGCGCCTATTACTTAGCGATTCCACCAACATAGACAATGTCGGCTTTTCCGGATCAGAATCCAATGTCATTGGAGCATTGCGATCTCAAGTGCACGCGGCACGCGGACGGGTCGTCGTCACCTTGTTTTCATCTCACATTCAACGCGTGAATGCATTGCTTCAAATTGCAAAGGATCTTGGCAAAAAAGTCTGTTTGCTCGGCCGCGCCATCCAGGTCCACGCCGCGATCGCAACCGAGCTGCGCTTGATGGACATCCCTTCGAAAGTCTTGGTAGAGCCTGAAGAAATACAAAACATTCCTCAAACGGACGCCCTGATTATCGCCAGCGGGAGTCAAGCAGAGCCCGCATCCAGCTTGTATCGGCTCTCCATCGACGCCCATCCTTATTTGCGGCTTGAGTCCGGCGACACGGTGGTACACTCAGCTCGGGTGATTCCAGGTAACGAGCGCGCGGTGTTTGCCATGTGGAACGAGTTTGAGCGCCGCCAAATCCGGGTCGTCACCCGCCGCGAGGATGCCGCGCTGCATGTGAGCGGGCACGGATGTCAGGGGGAACAAACACAAATGATTCGCCTGACCAAACCTCGCTCTTTCGTTCCTGTGCATGGGACGTACCATCATCTGCACAAGCACTCAAAACTTGCCGAGACGCTGGGAGTCAGTGAGTGTGTGGTGATTGAGAATGGTGACGTCCTCGAGGTGACCCCAGAGAGCTGCCGCGTAGTGGACCATGTCAGCACCGGGCGGGTTGCAATCCAAGCGGCGCGACCGCTCCATGAGGCTGTGCTGAGCGAGAGGGTGGCGCTCGGCCAAGGCGGCATCGCCGTCACGATTCTTCAGATAGATCGAGACCGGGAGCTCAGTAGGATGCCGCGCGTCTTCACCCGAGGGGTGCTGTCCCAAGGAGACGCCAACGAAGCTCATAACGAGGCTGCCAAGTATGTGCATCAGGCCCTGAGGCAAGCGCTCGATTTCGAGAACCCTATACACATCAATAAGTTAGAGTCGATCGCCACCCGCTCTCTCAGGCGCTATTTCCGGAAGGCACTCGGGCAAAAGCCTACGACTTATGCGATAGTCCTCGGGCCATGA
- a CDS encoding TIGR04551 family protein, with protein MRAQWIVGARLLLVVAIFSPSIAWGQPKNTEEAPADAASPAGIDEPREPMETEPSQEEPTRELRAPTLAMPDVGQEEGDAEPDSDQTLDASGESLSPGDAVDRLTRGGPMSSDSDPIQEQLWTHPQPIFTLHGYFRTRGEHFDGFWLGRSPVPGSLNGDPPFDRFRPIESRQDANVQGGCGSGSGGSAQCDSGALSFANMRLRLKPEFNLSEDVRVKAWIDVLDNVVLGSTPHGFAGSPSNGAVGTGAPYTDLQATSNTQLPPQDGRNSLQDSIVARRVWAEVRNRALGELRFGRMGFHWGLGLVNNGGEGLDADYSTDVDRVMGMTKLAGFYLMAAYDFAAEGYINQTQYGDLRGLPFDAGQEDDVDQVVFGVARRMEESEQKEALARGDFVLNAGVLFTYRQQFLSSEASRDALTDAEPLTAPTLVRRNWESFNPDVWVQFLYDKLRLELEASLVLGSVENTRSDSFAKENYKLLELGFAFESEYRLLDDKLGLFFNAGFASGDSDVEGLALTSGTSAQQGTPEGTDKTVSTFRFHPNYRIDLILWRNIMQQVAGAYYFKPGIGYDFIRDTFGQLLGARIDLIWSRASSPVQTWGNDPDLGVELNASVYYRSEDGPEVLDGFYAMAQYALLFPMGGLGYLPGQFPSGAPGLDNAFALRLLLGVVF; from the coding sequence ATGCGAGCTCAGTGGATAGTTGGTGCGCGGTTGTTGCTAGTCGTGGCGATATTCTCGCCATCGATTGCCTGGGGGCAGCCGAAGAACACCGAAGAAGCCCCCGCGGACGCTGCATCCCCCGCTGGCATAGATGAGCCCCGGGAGCCCATGGAAACTGAACCTTCGCAAGAGGAGCCAACTCGGGAATTACGCGCCCCGACCCTGGCGATGCCGGATGTAGGGCAAGAAGAGGGAGACGCCGAGCCTGACTCCGATCAGACGCTCGATGCAAGTGGGGAGTCACTGAGCCCCGGGGATGCGGTCGATCGACTCACTCGGGGAGGCCCGATGAGTTCCGATAGCGATCCCATACAGGAGCAATTGTGGACCCACCCCCAGCCGATCTTTACGCTGCATGGTTACTTTCGAACTCGCGGTGAGCATTTTGATGGGTTTTGGTTGGGACGATCTCCGGTGCCTGGCAGCCTGAACGGAGATCCGCCTTTTGACCGCTTCCGACCTATCGAGAGCCGGCAGGACGCCAACGTGCAGGGTGGCTGTGGCTCCGGGTCTGGGGGCTCAGCCCAGTGTGATTCGGGGGCATTATCGTTTGCCAACATGCGACTGCGGCTGAAGCCGGAGTTCAATCTGAGCGAGGATGTCCGGGTCAAGGCATGGATCGACGTGCTTGACAACGTTGTCTTGGGCTCCACCCCACATGGATTTGCTGGAAGCCCTTCGAACGGTGCCGTCGGCACCGGCGCACCCTATACTGACCTTCAGGCGACCTCAAACACGCAACTCCCGCCACAAGATGGGCGAAATTCGTTGCAAGATAGCATCGTCGCGCGTCGTGTGTGGGCGGAGGTACGTAACCGCGCTCTCGGTGAGCTCAGATTTGGGCGCATGGGGTTTCATTGGGGACTTGGTTTGGTTAATAACGGCGGAGAAGGGCTGGACGCCGACTATTCTACGGATGTCGACCGCGTCATGGGAATGACCAAGCTTGCCGGGTTTTATCTCATGGCCGCTTACGATTTTGCTGCAGAGGGGTATATCAATCAAACCCAGTATGGTGATCTCAGAGGACTTCCGTTCGATGCCGGCCAAGAGGACGACGTAGACCAGGTTGTCTTCGGCGTCGCACGCCGCATGGAAGAATCCGAGCAGAAAGAAGCCCTGGCGCGCGGAGATTTCGTATTGAACGCAGGTGTATTGTTCACGTATCGCCAGCAGTTCCTTTCATCAGAGGCGAGTCGCGACGCGCTGACGGACGCAGAACCATTGACCGCGCCAACCCTGGTTCGCCGTAACTGGGAGAGCTTTAATCCGGATGTTTGGGTGCAGTTTCTTTACGACAAGTTGCGTCTAGAATTGGAGGCGTCGCTGGTGTTGGGCTCGGTCGAAAACACCCGTAGCGATAGCTTTGCCAAGGAGAACTACAAGCTTCTCGAACTTGGGTTCGCATTCGAGTCGGAATATCGGCTGCTTGACGACAAACTGGGTTTGTTTTTCAATGCGGGTTTCGCGAGTGGTGACTCCGACGTAGAGGGTCTGGCGCTGACTTCTGGAACCTCAGCGCAGCAAGGAACTCCAGAGGGTACGGACAAGACAGTTTCGACGTTCCGCTTTCATCCCAACTATCGCATCGACCTGATATTGTGGCGCAACATCATGCAACAAGTGGCAGGCGCCTACTATTTTAAGCCGGGCATCGGCTATGACTTTATCCGGGATACCTTCGGTCAATTGCTTGGCGCGCGCATTGATCTGATTTGGTCGCGTGCCTCCTCGCCTGTGCAAACGTGGGGGAATGACCCTGATTTAGGTGTCGAACTCAATGCGTCAGTCTATTATCGAAGCGAGGACGGCCCTGAAGTGCTCGATGGGTTTTACGCCATGGCTCAGTACGCGTTGCTATTCCCCATGGGTGGATTGGGCTATCTGCCGGGGCAGTTTCCTTCGGGGGCACCGGGACTCGATAATGCGTTTGCATTGCGGCTTTTGTTGGGCGTCGTTTTTTAG
- the radA gene encoding DNA repair protein RadA → MSAKGTKTMFICRECGASSPKWLGRCPGCGEWSSLVEQSPSKTASPRGRDKPSIAHRQKLGEVQADMLPRLHSGMAELDRVLGGGLVRGSVVLVGGEPGIGKSTLFLQALAGYSASGLATLYVTGEESAAQIALRGRRLLNDAAHEVEVLATTVLEDLDVAMRERLPDILVVDSVQTLGSIALDTSAGSVSQLREVTARVVEMAKTLGLSVYLIGHVTKDGALAGPKLLEHLVDTVLNFEGHRSHNYRMVRVQKNRFGAAGELAVYEMSAQGLAEVADPSAMFLAERSTDSVGAAIVPTAEGSRAMLMEVQALLAPAAYGAVRRIANGLDANRLAILLAVLDRKAGVQALDQDVFASVVGGARIEETALDLALCAALVSSLRNRPISQDVIIFGELGLTGEVRGVPRASQRLTAARQLGFSRAVIPKSTVESLGKEAPEGMELIGVNTLSDALDVLFT, encoded by the coding sequence ATGAGCGCTAAGGGCACCAAGACAATGTTTATCTGTCGCGAGTGCGGCGCATCCTCGCCCAAGTGGCTGGGTCGCTGTCCAGGATGCGGAGAGTGGAGCAGCTTGGTCGAGCAGAGCCCCTCTAAGACGGCAAGTCCCCGTGGGCGTGACAAGCCATCTATCGCCCACCGACAGAAGCTGGGAGAAGTGCAAGCCGATATGCTGCCGCGATTGCACAGCGGCATGGCGGAACTGGATCGGGTGCTGGGCGGTGGACTTGTCCGAGGAAGTGTTGTCCTCGTAGGAGGAGAGCCGGGTATTGGCAAGTCGACCTTATTTTTACAAGCGCTCGCAGGATATAGCGCGAGCGGTTTGGCCACGCTTTACGTAACGGGAGAAGAGTCGGCCGCACAAATCGCGCTAAGGGGGCGCCGACTTTTAAACGATGCGGCTCACGAGGTGGAGGTATTGGCGACGACGGTACTCGAGGACCTCGACGTTGCGATGCGCGAGCGACTGCCGGACATATTGGTCGTTGACTCAGTACAGACCCTGGGAAGCATTGCATTGGATACGTCGGCAGGCAGCGTGTCTCAACTGCGCGAGGTAACAGCGCGTGTGGTCGAGATGGCTAAGACCCTGGGACTTTCCGTGTATCTGATTGGACATGTGACGAAGGATGGGGCTTTGGCCGGGCCCAAGCTACTGGAACACCTCGTTGACACGGTATTGAACTTCGAAGGCCATCGCAGCCACAACTATCGAATGGTCCGCGTGCAAAAGAACCGTTTCGGCGCGGCGGGCGAACTTGCTGTGTATGAGATGAGTGCTCAGGGTCTCGCCGAGGTTGCAGATCCCAGTGCGATGTTTCTAGCGGAAAGATCCACAGACTCCGTGGGCGCGGCCATTGTCCCCACAGCAGAAGGTTCACGCGCTATGCTCATGGAAGTTCAAGCCTTGCTCGCGCCAGCGGCCTACGGGGCGGTAAGGCGCATTGCCAACGGTTTAGACGCCAATCGTCTCGCAATATTGTTGGCGGTCCTCGATCGTAAGGCTGGTGTGCAAGCCCTCGATCAAGACGTTTTCGCGAGCGTAGTCGGTGGGGCGCGCATCGAAGAAACGGCGTTGGATTTGGCATTGTGTGCCGCTTTGGTTTCAAGTTTGCGGAATCGGCCGATCTCACAAGACGTCATTATCTTTGGCGAGCTTGGCCTTACTGGTGAAGTGCGGGGTGTCCCACGTGCATCTCAGCGGCTTACGGCCGCGCGACAGCTGGGCTTTTCTCGCGCCGTCATACCGAAGAGCACCGTCGAGTCCCTGGGTAAAGAGGCCCCGGAAGGTATGGAGCTTATCGGAGTGAATACGCTCAGTGATGCGCTCGACGTATTATTCACATAA
- the gmk gene encoding guanylate kinase — MTPAFEDLLLLIISSPSGAGKTTLTRELLRTFPELMFSVSHTTRAMRHAEADGRDYHFVSRPEFEALIDSDAFLEWAKVHDKLYGTGLAELDRARAQGKHGIVFDIDYQGARQIKAKLSQVVTVFILPPNMQELHRRLLGRAADAPLAIERRVSAAQREIEHYGLFDYLIVNDDLEQAQARLRSIVFAEFSRRSRMASVAEKLLREARAKESS; from the coding sequence ATGACACCAGCTTTCGAAGACCTTTTATTGCTAATCATCTCGTCACCCTCGGGCGCGGGCAAAACCACCCTCACCCGAGAACTGTTGCGTACATTTCCTGAGCTGATGTTTTCCGTCTCTCACACCACTCGAGCAATGAGGCATGCCGAAGCGGACGGGCGAGACTACCACTTCGTGTCGCGACCCGAATTTGAGGCCCTGATTGATTCTGATGCATTTCTCGAATGGGCGAAGGTGCACGATAAGCTCTATGGAACCGGGCTCGCGGAGTTGGATCGGGCTCGCGCGCAGGGTAAACACGGCATCGTGTTTGACATAGATTATCAGGGCGCACGCCAAATCAAGGCAAAGCTTTCCCAGGTGGTCACCGTATTTATTCTGCCGCCTAATATGCAAGAGCTCCATCGTCGCTTGCTCGGCCGTGCCGCGGACGCGCCTCTGGCTATTGAGCGGCGCGTCTCTGCCGCTCAACGCGAGATTGAGCATTACGGCCTGTTTGACTATTTGATCGTCAACGACGACCTGGAGCAGGCCCAGGCCCGTCTTCGCAGTATTGTATTCGCGGAGTTTTCACGCCGCTCGCGCATGGCAAGCGTCGCCGAAAAGCTTCTGCGCGAAGCACGCGCAAAGGAAAGCTCCTAG
- a CDS encoding NAD-dependent epimerase/dehydratase family protein gives MARVLVTGGAGFIGAHTVRALLKRGQAVTVLDDLSTGAESNLTALAGDLEFVKGTVCSDDDIQRSLRSVDRIIHLAAVVSVVRSVNDPVGCDAVNVHGTVRLLDRARHAQIRRIVFASSAAVYGEDPSQPKVESARIEVLSGYAASKACGELYMQMFHRLYHMEPVVLRYFNVFGPRQNPKSQYAAVIPTFIDCMLKGTPPTVNGDGEQTRDFCCVDNVVDANLRALESRDAVGRVINIGTGTRTSLNQLLDMLGVIGNTRLAPIFGPAVLGDLRHSVADISLARTLMDYAPRVSLTEGLAQTVAYLRQVQSLA, from the coding sequence ATGGCGCGGGTGCTTGTGACGGGGGGGGCGGGATTCATCGGCGCCCACACGGTCCGTGCGCTGCTCAAGCGAGGGCAAGCCGTCACCGTTCTCGACGACCTCTCGACCGGCGCAGAATCCAACCTCACTGCGCTTGCCGGCGATCTCGAGTTTGTAAAAGGGACGGTTTGCTCGGACGATGACATCCAACGTTCCCTGCGATCCGTCGACCGCATTATTCATTTGGCGGCGGTGGTATCCGTGGTGCGCTCCGTCAATGATCCCGTCGGGTGCGATGCAGTCAATGTGCACGGCACCGTTAGACTTCTCGATAGAGCGAGGCACGCCCAAATTCGCAGGATCGTATTCGCTTCATCTGCAGCCGTGTATGGGGAGGACCCCTCGCAACCCAAGGTCGAGTCGGCGAGGATAGAAGTGCTATCGGGATATGCGGCAAGCAAAGCCTGCGGTGAGTTGTATATGCAAATGTTCCATCGCCTCTACCACATGGAACCAGTCGTGCTGAGATACTTCAATGTCTTCGGCCCGCGCCAAAACCCCAAGAGCCAATACGCAGCAGTTATTCCTACGTTTATCGATTGCATGTTAAAAGGAACGCCACCCACCGTGAACGGTGACGGCGAGCAAACCCGGGACTTTTGCTGCGTCGACAACGTCGTGGATGCCAATTTGCGCGCCTTAGAGAGCCGAGATGCCGTCGGACGCGTGATCAATATCGGCACGGGCACGCGTACATCGCTCAACCAGCTTCTCGATATGCTGGGTGTTATTGGGAATACCCGTCTCGCTCCCATCTTCGGACCGGCTGTCTTGGGGGATCTCAGGCACTCAGTGGCCGACATCTCTCTGGCGCGGACTCTAATGGACTATGCGCCTCGCGTAAGCTTGACGGAGGGCCTCGCTCAAACCGTGGCGTACTTGCGCCAGGTGCAAAGCTTGGCATAG
- a CDS encoding DUF507 family protein — translation MKLYSGKISAIAADLLEALTHAHAIEIENRDEVLIDFESVMKEYLRMDRSIIEEAKNRMDAGGMGYGALGKVKSQLAKEKHLPPSDEVLPYLVQQILEMLFYSNNVAEVFATDVELREAITPILRKHMDVDADVEKEVRDKIKNLEEGTASFEVEYQKVMEQIKRKRGLI, via the coding sequence ATGAAACTCTATTCCGGGAAAATTTCGGCAATTGCGGCGGATCTATTGGAGGCATTGACCCATGCCCACGCCATCGAGATTGAAAATCGAGATGAGGTCTTGATCGATTTCGAGTCAGTGATGAAAGAGTACCTGCGCATGGATCGCAGCATCATAGAGGAGGCAAAAAACCGAATGGATGCTGGCGGCATGGGGTACGGGGCGCTAGGAAAGGTCAAGAGCCAGCTGGCCAAAGAGAAACATCTGCCGCCCTCTGACGAAGTATTGCCTTATCTTGTGCAACAAATCCTAGAGATGCTGTTTTACAGTAATAATGTGGCAGAAGTGTTTGCTACCGATGTTGAGCTCCGCGAGGCCATCACGCCCATCCTACGCAAACACATGGACGTAGACGCCGACGTTGAAAAGGAAGTGCGTGATAAAATCAAAAATCTCGAAGAAGGCACCGCATCATTCGAGGTCGAATACCAAAAGGTCATGGAGCAAATCAAGCGCAAGCGTGGCTTGATTTAG
- a CDS encoding NAD-dependent malic enzyme — protein sequence MDAFPLHSDADGTEWLTIPHRGRAVLSHNLYNRGSAFTNQERESLGLVGLLPHRVTTLKEQTERAYGYICRHQDPLERFVALQELEARNAVLFYRLVYEHLEEFMPVVYTPTVGQACQQFSHIFRRGRGIWITPEHRGHMAQVLKNAPWADVRLIVITDNQSILGLGDLGAGGMGIPVGKLALYTVGAGIHPAHTLPISVDVGTDNEELLRNPFYMGVRQPRLKGAEYDSLIEEAVTTIKATFPKVVLQWEDFRKSNAFTLLDRYRERLCSFNDDIQGTAGVALAGVMAAGRISQTPFRQQRVLIVGGGAAGIGIARQLREALASEGVTGDALTEAIGVTDSGGLLHDGRSIDDAYKESFAWPKALVEARGLSLQKPNDLLTCINALKPTVLIGTSGQPNTFSESVVRAMLAHVERPAIFPFSNPNAMSEGAPADLIRWTDGKALIATGSPFGAVTHAGKTLQISQGNNVYVFPGVGLGAIVAEARMITDGMLKAAALALAGFVKPAHLKQGLLFPPLRELNTISAEIGLAVAKAAVEEGVAPPAEEAALRDGIQSTMWVPSYPKVKLE from the coding sequence ATGGACGCTTTCCCCCTTCACTCCGATGCCGACGGCACTGAATGGCTCACCATCCCCCACCGGGGCCGTGCGGTCCTTTCACACAACTTGTATAATCGGGGTAGCGCATTCACCAACCAAGAACGAGAATCGCTCGGTCTCGTAGGGCTATTGCCCCACCGTGTCACCACGCTAAAGGAGCAAACCGAGCGAGCCTACGGGTATATTTGCCGACACCAAGATCCTCTGGAGCGCTTTGTGGCCCTGCAAGAGCTGGAAGCACGCAATGCAGTCCTCTTCTATCGCCTTGTGTACGAGCACCTAGAGGAATTCATGCCCGTCGTGTACACGCCCACGGTGGGCCAGGCCTGTCAGCAGTTTAGCCACATATTCCGCCGCGGGCGCGGCATCTGGATCACACCCGAGCATCGAGGCCATATGGCACAGGTGCTCAAGAACGCACCTTGGGCCGACGTGCGCTTGATTGTGATCACTGACAACCAGAGCATTCTCGGGCTCGGGGACCTTGGAGCGGGCGGCATGGGAATTCCTGTGGGCAAGCTCGCGCTGTACACCGTGGGTGCCGGTATCCACCCAGCACACACTCTTCCCATCAGTGTGGATGTAGGTACGGATAACGAAGAGCTTTTGCGCAATCCTTTTTATATGGGCGTTCGACAACCTCGGCTGAAAGGCGCCGAATACGATTCGCTCATCGAAGAAGCCGTCACCACCATCAAAGCCACGTTTCCTAAAGTGGTTCTACAGTGGGAAGATTTTCGGAAATCCAACGCATTTACATTGCTCGACCGTTACAGGGAGCGCCTCTGCTCTTTTAATGACGACATCCAGGGCACAGCCGGTGTTGCCCTGGCGGGTGTCATGGCTGCCGGGAGGATCTCTCAGACGCCCTTTAGACAACAACGGGTGCTCATCGTCGGTGGTGGAGCGGCAGGCATCGGTATCGCACGACAACTCAGGGAGGCACTCGCCTCTGAAGGCGTGACTGGTGATGCATTAACGGAAGCCATCGGCGTCACGGACAGCGGAGGCCTTCTCCACGACGGACGCAGCATCGATGACGCGTACAAAGAATCGTTTGCCTGGCCTAAAGCCCTGGTGGAAGCCAGAGGCCTGTCACTCCAAAAGCCAAATGATCTGCTTACCTGCATCAACGCGCTCAAACCTACCGTGCTCATCGGCACATCCGGTCAACCCAATACGTTTAGCGAAAGCGTGGTACGCGCGATGCTCGCCCACGTCGAGCGGCCAGCGATATTCCCCTTCTCCAATCCAAACGCCATGTCTGAAGGAGCACCCGCTGATCTGATCCGGTGGACCGATGGCAAGGCACTCATTGCTACCGGAAGCCCGTTTGGAGCCGTCACTCATGCCGGAAAAACGCTGCAAATTTCGCAGGGCAACAATGTCTATGTGTTCCCCGGCGTTGGCTTGGGTGCCATCGTTGCCGAAGCCCGCATGATCACCGATGGCATGCTCAAAGCAGCAGCTTTGGCGCTGGCTGGCTTTGTTAAACCCGCCCATCTGAAGCAGGGCTTGCTATTTCCGCCCCTCAGAGAGCTAAACACGATATCTGCTGAAATCGGCCTGGCGGTCGCCAAGGCAGCCGTCGAAGAAGGGGTCGCGCCGCCGGCTGAGGAAGCTGCGCTGCGAGACGGCATTCAAAGTACCATGTGGGTGCCCAGCTACCCAAAGGTCAAGCTCGAGTAA
- a CDS encoding ABC transporter substrate-binding protein: protein MARIISAWVLSVVIGMTALPALGQKQDALEFLKAKQARVEKILKTSKGKTQSNQESTELNEALNELLDYDELSRRSLEGFWDDRKPKERKEFVELLRKLVRRNYERSLTDTLEYRIRYQDARKESDGVVVRTTAKSKAKARAPAVTIEYTMRPVDSGWKIYDITTDGVSLVRNYRSQFGRIIRKHGWNELIRRMHDRLENNATI, encoded by the coding sequence ATGGCTCGAATTATCAGTGCATGGGTGTTGAGCGTTGTGATAGGTATGACGGCTCTTCCAGCTTTGGGCCAAAAGCAAGATGCACTCGAGTTTCTTAAGGCGAAACAAGCCCGCGTCGAAAAAATCCTCAAAACTTCCAAGGGAAAGACGCAGAGTAACCAGGAATCGACCGAGCTTAATGAAGCACTTAATGAACTCCTCGATTATGATGAGCTTTCTCGAAGATCGCTCGAAGGCTTTTGGGATGACCGCAAACCGAAAGAGCGTAAGGAATTTGTCGAGCTTCTGCGCAAGCTCGTGCGGCGCAACTACGAGCGCAGCCTCACAGACACGTTGGAGTACCGCATCCGATACCAAGATGCGCGAAAGGAATCGGACGGGGTCGTGGTCCGAACGACAGCCAAGTCCAAAGCAAAGGCTCGGGCCCCAGCGGTAACCATTGAATACACCATGCGGCCAGTCGACAGTGGCTGGAAGATTTACGACATCACCACCGATGGGGTCAGCTTAGTACGGAACTACCGCAGCCAGTTTGGACGAATCATTCGTAAACACGGATGGAACGAGCTCATTCGCCGCATGCACGACCGCTTGGAAAACAACGCAACCATTTAG
- a CDS encoding TolC family protein: protein MPHPHWQKTAVLALLFVGTFSVNQGVVQGAQALKLKRGLIPLLHAAERNYPGLDAIQHKIAAAEAKLGEAWVSPFFQFEVTGAFGLAPEAQGTPVFSPNSELPLGNSWAPVTRVGIEGAVPLWTFGKLGAARDAARAGVKASKHEEAQVRARLYYDVKRAYYALQLSLDALQMVSEGRGRLHSAVESLEKRIEAGDPDANEMDRWRLSSTVSEIEGRTADAHQLEASSRQALRVLTGLRDINEQQCPAEVIDFQPRPLGWYQQAARLHRPEIQMLLAGLDARRAQADLAEASYFPDLALALSMTYGYAPGIDDQNNPFVVDRANTRGLTAGLVARWSLDFWGNAYREENADELLLQTRFQGDEAMRGVITEVSAVYYELQSALSRESAWQNGHHDTRAWFLSAAQAYQVGTIEPRDLVDAIRAYFTARFNHMTAIRDFNSAAANLERVVGTPLMPLARWERPCE from the coding sequence ATGCCGCATCCCCACTGGCAAAAGACCGCCGTCCTCGCCCTGCTCTTCGTTGGCACATTTTCGGTCAACCAAGGTGTTGTGCAAGGTGCGCAAGCGCTGAAGCTGAAACGCGGGCTCATTCCGCTGCTGCATGCCGCGGAGCGTAATTATCCCGGCCTTGACGCCATTCAACACAAAATCGCTGCCGCAGAGGCCAAGCTGGGTGAGGCGTGGGTCTCTCCGTTCTTTCAGTTCGAGGTGACCGGTGCATTCGGTCTCGCACCTGAGGCGCAAGGTACGCCGGTCTTCAGCCCGAACTCAGAACTGCCCCTTGGGAACAGTTGGGCACCTGTCACGCGCGTAGGCATCGAAGGGGCGGTGCCCCTTTGGACTTTTGGAAAGCTTGGCGCTGCGCGAGATGCGGCCCGTGCCGGCGTCAAAGCCAGCAAACACGAAGAGGCTCAGGTCCGAGCAAGGCTATACTACGATGTAAAAAGGGCGTATTATGCGCTTCAGCTTTCTCTGGACGCCCTGCAAATGGTCTCTGAGGGGCGCGGCCGCCTGCACTCGGCGGTCGAGAGCCTTGAAAAACGCATTGAGGCGGGAGACCCCGATGCAAACGAAATGGACCGATGGCGATTGTCCTCGACGGTATCCGAGATCGAGGGCCGCACCGCCGACGCACACCAGCTCGAGGCATCGTCCCGCCAAGCTTTACGCGTACTGACAGGCTTAAGAGACATTAACGAGCAGCAATGCCCCGCGGAGGTCATTGACTTTCAGCCACGGCCCCTCGGCTGGTACCAGCAAGCTGCCCGCCTACATCGCCCGGAGATTCAAATGCTGCTGGCCGGGTTGGACGCGCGGCGCGCCCAAGCAGATCTCGCGGAGGCGAGCTATTTTCCCGACCTCGCATTGGCCCTTTCCATGACGTACGGGTATGCGCCGGGGATTGATGATCAGAACAACCCATTTGTCGTGGATCGCGCCAATACGCGCGGATTAACGGCAGGCCTGGTGGCCCGCTGGTCATTGGACTTTTGGGGAAACGCCTACCGCGAAGAGAACGCCGACGAGCTCCTCCTTCAAACCAGATTTCAAGGCGACGAAGCGATGCGGGGAGTCATTACGGAGGTCAGCGCTGTATATTACGAGCTCCAGAGCGCGCTATCACGTGAGAGTGCCTGGCAAAACGGTCATCACGATACCCGAGCCTGGTTCTTGTCGGCAGCCCAGGCGTACCAAGTGGGGACCATCGAACCTCGAGACCTGGTGGATGCCATTCGTGCGTATTTCACCGCTCGCTTCAACCACATGACCGCCATCCGAGACTTCAATAGCGCCGCGGCCAACCTGGAGCGGGTCGTCGGGACCCCGCTAATGCCACTGGCCCGCTGGGAGCGGCCCTGTGAATAG